The Caldicellulosiruptor acetigenus DNA window GTTCCACCTTCCCATATTATATAGCAGCTGGCATTTTTTGTTTGCAAAGTTTTTTGACCTCAGAAAGGCGATTTGAAATCTCCTCAACATTTGAAAACTTCCCAGGTACAACCTTCATAACAGCTACTGATAAACTCATAAGTCCAAACTTTTCTACCTCTCCTTTTCTGTTTTTAGCTTCTATATATCCTCTGGCAAGGTCACAGTGGTCGTAAAAATATAGAATCGAAGAGTCAAATTCCTCAACTATCTTTTTGGCAATTTTCTCAACTTCTGCTTTGTCATAAACAATTACAATGAAATCGTCACCCCCTATATGACCAACAAACACCTTTTCCTGCCAGTCCATTCGTATTTCCTTTAATATTGATGCAAGGTGTAAGATAACTTTGTCGTCCTTTTCAAATCCATAGTAATCGTTAAAAGGTTTAAAATTATCAATGTCAATATAAAAGATGTAAAAATCTCTTTCCTTTTCTAAAGCGCTATTTATTTCTTTTTCAATCAATAAATTGCCTGGCAGGTTGGTAAGCGGATTTAGGTGTTTAGCAAAACTTATTTCCAGCTGTGTTGATTTTCTCAGCAAATCCTTTATTGTAACTACTCCTTCATATATTCCATCTTTTGTTATTATTATATAATCATGAATATCCTCATCCTCCCTGGCAGAAAGTTCTTTGACAACATCGTGCAAAGAAGTACTGTACTCTACTACAATTGGATTTGCATCCATCAAAAGTGCAACAGGTCTCTTTGAATACACTGCAAATCCATACATTGTAGACAAATTCAGCAAAAATTTTTCTCTCTTTATCAGTCCCTCTACTTTACTATCTTTTGTAACAACAAGACCATGAAGTTTTGGATTTTGTTCCAAAATTTCAAGAGCTTTTTCGCATGATATATTTGGTTCAACAGAGGGAACCTTTACACAAAGCGTTCCTATTTGAATATTTGAAGTGGAAAGAAAATAATGTTTTCTCTGGTTTTCTATGGTCTCTACTAAAAGTTCTTTTATGTCATTAGAAACTGAAGTTTTTAGTTCCATACTCGGAGGCATAATGAAATATCCTTGCAAATATTCAATTCCAATTTCTAAAAGACTTAGAAGTTCTTCCATCTTTTCAATCATGGTGGCAATAACTTTTATACGACTGTCGTCGCAAAATTCCAAAAAAGAATGCAAGTATTTGCTTTTTATAGAATCCACGGCTATATCACGATATACCTCCCTACCAAGTTTAACATAGGCGGGTTTTGAGATAGAAATGAAATCAAGAGAAAATCCAAGTGAGCCTATATTTTCCACAGAAAATGCAAACCCTTGTTTTTTCAACGTTCTGATTGTATAGTGCAAGTCATCTATAAACAAATTTTCGCACGACCTTAAACTTATTTCAAATACAATATTTTTTGTAATCATAGGATTGGTAGAAAGAATACCTGTTACAAATGTAATAAAATCATCACTCATCAGAGATATCGGCGAAATATTTACAAAAAACTTCTTATTTTCAAAAATATCTTTTTTCTCATTTAAAACATCTAAAACCCTTTTTAAAACCGCTTTATCAATCTTAACAATGAGGTTATTTTCTTTCATGATATCAAACAAAAGCTTTAAATCAATATAACCTGTTTCATATGGATTTATAAGAAATACTTCCCAGCCAATTATCTGGGCAGAAGTAGCAAACACCACTGGCTGGTATGAAAGCTCTACACATTGTCTTTCCACCAGAAAATTCAAATAATCAAGTTTGCCCGACATTTTTCTCTTCACCATTTTCGTTCATTTTTTTATCTTCTTGGCTATTCGTCTCAGAAGTTGTGTCACTCCACTCCCACTCATGTTTTAAAAGTCCTGTGAGTTTATACACAATCCATTCTGCTATATTTGTTGCGTGGTCAGCTATTCTTTCAATATATTTTACAATTAAAATAAGCAGTACACATTGAGATGTGAAATCAGGTTTTTCCTTTATTGTTTTCTCTATATTCTCTAAGAGAAATCTAAACATCTGGTCAACTTTGTTATCCATAGCTTTTACTTTTTTTGCCATTTCTATGTCTGAGAGCATATACGCTTCCATTACATCTTTGAACATCATCTTGGCAAGCTCTGACATATAAGGTATTTCACTGCTAATGTCTACAAGCTGTTGACCTTCAAGCTTTAATACAAGTTTGGAGATGTCAGAAGCGTGGTCAGCAATTCTTTCAATATCATTTGCTATTCTGGTAGCTGCAATCAAAAGTCTTAAATCACTTGCCATAGGCTGTTGAGTTGCTATAACGATAGTACACTTTTTCTCTAATTCCTCTATCATATTGTCTATGTCAGTATCGTTTTTGATAACTTCAGTGGCTAAATTTACATCCTGTTTTATAAAAGCTTCCATAGCCTTTTCAATTGCTTCAAGCGCAAGACTTGCAATTTTGTAAACCTCAAAGTTTATTTCTTTCAGCTCTCTCAAAAAGGTCGAACGTATCATCTTCTACCTACCTCATCC harbors:
- a CDS encoding GGDEF domain-containing protein, with the protein product MVKRKMSGKLDYLNFLVERQCVELSYQPVVFATSAQIIGWEVFLINPYETGYIDLKLLFDIMKENNLIVKIDKAVLKRVLDVLNEKKDIFENKKFFVNISPISLMSDDFITFVTGILSTNPMITKNIVFEISLRSCENLFIDDLHYTIRTLKKQGFAFSVENIGSLGFSLDFISISKPAYVKLGREVYRDIAVDSIKSKYLHSFLEFCDDSRIKVIATMIEKMEELLSLLEIGIEYLQGYFIMPPSMELKTSVSNDIKELLVETIENQRKHYFLSTSNIQIGTLCVKVPSVEPNISCEKALEILEQNPKLHGLVVTKDSKVEGLIKREKFLLNLSTMYGFAVYSKRPVALLMDANPIVVEYSTSLHDVVKELSAREDEDIHDYIIITKDGIYEGVVTIKDLLRKSTQLEISFAKHLNPLTNLPGNLLIEKEINSALEKERDFYIFYIDIDNFKPFNDYYGFEKDDKVILHLASILKEIRMDWQEKVFVGHIGGDDFIVIVYDKAEVEKIAKKIVEEFDSSILYFYDHCDLARGYIEAKNRKGEVEKFGLMSLSVAVMKVVPGKFSNVEEISNRLSEVKKLCKQKMPAAI
- the phoU gene encoding phosphate signaling complex protein PhoU; this translates as MIRSTFLRELKEINFEVYKIASLALEAIEKAMEAFIKQDVNLATEVIKNDTDIDNMIEELEKKCTIVIATQQPMASDLRLLIAATRIANDIERIADHASDISKLVLKLEGQQLVDISSEIPYMSELAKMMFKDVMEAYMLSDIEMAKKVKAMDNKVDQMFRFLLENIEKTIKEKPDFTSQCVLLILIVKYIERIADHATNIAEWIVYKLTGLLKHEWEWSDTTSETNSQEDKKMNENGEEKNVGQT